GCGCTTTCCCCGTCCCGACTGAACCAGATAGATGTCCAGATCCCCATCCTGGTCATAATCGACGAAGGCGGCGCCCGAGCCAGTGATCTCGGGCAGAAGGTAACGTCCGTCTTCGCCCGCATCGTGAACGAAGTCGAGGCCGACCGCCTCGGTGACGTCCAGGAAACGAGCAGCTCCGGCGAGGAGGACG
This region of Vicinamibacteria bacterium genomic DNA includes:
- a CDS encoding CRTAC1 family protein; protein product: MTSFLLVLLAGAARFLDVTEAVGLDFVHDAGEDGRYLLPEITGSGAAFVDYDQDGDLDIYLVQSGRGKR